A section of the Phycisphaerae bacterium genome encodes:
- a CDS encoding FAD-dependent oxidoreductase, giving the protein MKQLRHQADVCVVGGGMAGVCAALAAARHGAKVVLIHDRPVLGGNTSSEIRIHICGADRNNRIPNMRETGILEELRLDNLRRNPHQNYSIWDLVLYEKVHFEPNLTLLSNCTCLKAETAGTRIANLTGWQLTTETYHTVEARVFIDCSGDGLLAPLTGAQHRIGREARSEFNESIAPEQADKQTMGMTCMFHAARHDTPQPFEPPAWAHDFPREEDLPYGTSGHDWVEMGYWWVEVGGEHDSIHDTEKLRDELLKIVFGVWDHIKNHGDHGADNWALDWIGFLPGKRESRRCVGDHILTQNDVEAEGRFEDVVAYGGWPMDDHHPAGFWAVKLGAPATIFHPAPSPYGIPYRCLYSRNIDNLMFAGRCASFTHAALSSTRVSGTASVLGQAAGTAAAMATARQVTVRQIGQRHIVELQQALLRDDCYLPRIRQEFSALTTSAELTASRGDPSPVRDGTSRPVGDEVHAWTAGPGDWIAYRFDSPRTVNEVSLVLDSGFDKKVIMSLHGSYGQVTRVPDVTPKDFRIEVFDDGSWRTLHEVRGNHQRLVRLPIGRTVEGVRFTLMTTWGAPESRIYAFYLD; this is encoded by the coding sequence ATGAAGCAGTTGCGGCATCAGGCGGACGTGTGCGTGGTTGGAGGCGGCATGGCGGGCGTCTGCGCCGCCCTCGCTGCGGCCCGGCACGGGGCGAAGGTGGTGCTGATCCACGACCGGCCGGTGCTCGGCGGCAACACCTCCAGCGAAATCCGCATCCACATCTGCGGAGCCGACCGGAACAATCGTATTCCGAACATGCGCGAGACCGGTATTCTCGAAGAGTTGCGTCTCGACAATCTCCGACGGAATCCGCATCAGAACTACTCGATCTGGGACCTGGTGCTTTACGAGAAGGTGCACTTTGAGCCGAACCTGACGCTGCTGTCGAACTGCACGTGCCTGAAGGCTGAGACGGCGGGCACGCGCATCGCCAACCTCACCGGCTGGCAATTGACCACCGAGACATACCACACGGTGGAGGCGAGGGTGTTTATCGACTGTTCCGGCGATGGGCTTCTCGCGCCGCTGACCGGAGCCCAGCACCGCATCGGGCGCGAGGCGAGGTCGGAGTTCAACGAGTCGATTGCGCCGGAGCAGGCTGACAAGCAGACGATGGGCATGACCTGCATGTTCCATGCGGCCAGACACGATACGCCTCAGCCGTTCGAGCCGCCTGCGTGGGCCCACGATTTCCCGCGCGAGGAGGATCTGCCGTACGGAACGAGCGGCCACGACTGGGTCGAGATGGGCTACTGGTGGGTCGAGGTCGGCGGCGAGCACGACAGCATCCACGACACCGAGAAGCTGCGGGACGAGTTGCTGAAGATCGTCTTTGGCGTTTGGGATCATATCAAGAACCACGGCGACCACGGGGCGGATAACTGGGCTCTCGACTGGATCGGTTTTCTGCCCGGGAAGCGCGAGAGCCGCCGCTGCGTGGGCGATCACATTTTGACGCAGAACGACGTGGAAGCGGAAGGGCGGTTCGAGGACGTGGTGGCGTACGGCGGCTGGCCGATGGACGACCATCACCCGGCGGGTTTCTGGGCGGTGAAGCTCGGAGCTCCGGCGACGATCTTCCATCCCGCTCCTTCGCCCTATGGGATTCCGTATCGTTGCCTCTATTCGCGCAACATCGACAACCTGATGTTCGCGGGCCGCTGCGCGAGTTTCACCCATGCCGCCCTTAGTTCGACGCGGGTTTCCGGCACGGCGAGCGTGCTGGGCCAGGCGGCGGGTACGGCGGCGGCGATGGCAACGGCCAGGCAGGTCACGGTTCGCCAGATCGGCCAGCGCCACATCGTCGAGTTGCAGCAGGCCCTGCTCCGCGACGACTGCTATCTGCCGCGTATCCGTCAGGAGTTCTCGGCCCTGACCACGTCGGCTGAGCTGACCGCTTCGCGAGGCGATCCGTCGCCGGTCCGCGACGGGACGAGCCGCCCGGTCGGCGACGAGGTTCACGCCTGGACCGCCGGGCCGGGCGACTGGATCGCCTACCGATTCGACTCGCCGCGGACCGTCAACGAGGTCTCGCTCGTTCTCGACAGCGGATTCGACAAGAAGGTCATCATGAGCCTTCACGGCAGCTACGGCCAGGTCACCCGCGTTCCCGACGTGACGCCCAAGGACTTCCGGATCGAGGTCTTTGACGACGGGAGTTGGCGGACGCTCCACGAGGTGCGCGGCAACCACCAGCGGTTGGTCCGCCTGCCGATCGGCCGGACCGTCGAAGGGGTTCGTTTCACCCTCATGACCACGTGGGGCGCACCTGAGAGCCGCATCTATGCGTTTTACCTGGATTAG
- a CDS encoding ATP-dependent Clp protease ATP-binding subunit codes for MFERFTDRARKVMALANQEAQRLNHEYIGTEHILLGLVKEGSGVGATVLKQLDVDLRKVRMEVEKLVKSGPDMVTIGKLPQTPRAKKVIEYAIEEARKLGHNYVGTEHLLLGLLREQEGIAAQALINLGLKLEEVREEVLSLLGATGSGSAQEQERGEKRAEGEPGKSKTPALDSFGRDLTELARENQLDPVIGRQGEIERLIQVLCRRTKNNPVLLGEAGVGKTAIVEGLAQKIVNREVPEILYDRRIVVLDLAMMVAGTKYRGQFEERIKAVMNEVRRAKNIILFIDELHTLVGAGGAEGAIDASNVLKPALARGEIQCIGATTLDEYRKYIEKDGALERRFQQIIVEPPTRDETREILKGLRDRYEAHHRVQITDAALETAVELSGRYITGRCQPDKAIDVIDEAGARIRLRSMTKPPDLTDLENQIERLEIEKAESVKNADYERAAELRDKCEQLRKEKDERQHSWRQQNKEVEGIVDEEVIAEVVSRMTGVPLTRLEKEETRRLLELENELHKRVVSQHEAITAVSRSVRRSRSGLKDPRRPMGVFIFVGPSGVGKTLLAKSLAEFLFGDEDAIIQLDMSEYMEKHNVSRLIGAPPGYVGYEEGGQLTERIRRRPYAVVLLDEIEKAHPDIFNMLLQIMEEGRLTDSFGRHVDFRNTIMIMTSNIGAEMIKDSGQFGFGKRNIETDYAKMKDILKREVEKHFRPEFINRVDDIIVFKPLGRDDLQQIVDYEMRKVVGRLAERGLALELTVEAKEALIEKGYNPDFGARPLRRAIEEHVEDQLSERLLRGEFEGMDRIVCSVKDGQFVFEGSSTAPKEESPAPSMTDAT; via the coding sequence ATGTTTGAACGTTTCACGGATCGAGCCAGAAAGGTGATGGCGCTGGCCAATCAGGAGGCCCAGCGGCTGAACCACGAGTATATCGGGACCGAGCACATCCTGCTGGGGCTGGTCAAAGAGGGCAGCGGCGTGGGCGCCACGGTGCTCAAGCAGCTCGATGTCGATCTGCGCAAGGTGCGGATGGAGGTCGAGAAGCTGGTCAAGAGCGGCCCGGACATGGTCACGATCGGCAAGTTGCCGCAAACTCCTCGGGCCAAGAAGGTTATCGAATATGCGATCGAGGAGGCCCGCAAGCTCGGGCACAACTACGTGGGCACCGAGCATCTGCTTCTGGGCCTTTTACGGGAGCAGGAAGGCATCGCCGCCCAGGCGCTGATCAATCTGGGTTTGAAGCTCGAAGAGGTCCGCGAGGAGGTTCTGAGCCTGCTCGGCGCGACCGGAAGCGGCAGCGCGCAGGAGCAGGAGCGGGGCGAGAAGCGTGCCGAAGGCGAGCCGGGCAAGTCGAAGACGCCGGCTTTGGACAGCTTCGGCCGCGACCTGACGGAACTGGCCCGCGAGAACCAGCTTGACCCGGTGATCGGCCGGCAGGGCGAGATTGAGCGTCTGATCCAGGTGCTGTGCCGGCGGACCAAGAACAACCCGGTGCTGCTGGGCGAGGCCGGCGTGGGCAAGACGGCGATCGTTGAGGGGTTGGCCCAGAAGATCGTCAACCGGGAGGTGCCGGAGATTCTGTACGATCGGCGGATCGTGGTGCTCGACCTGGCGATGATGGTGGCTGGGACGAAGTACCGCGGCCAGTTCGAAGAGCGGATCAAGGCGGTGATGAACGAGGTCCGTCGGGCCAAGAACATCATCCTGTTTATTGACGAGTTGCACACGCTGGTCGGCGCCGGCGGGGCCGAAGGGGCGATCGACGCCTCGAACGTGCTGAAGCCCGCGTTGGCCCGCGGCGAGATTCAGTGCATCGGGGCCACGACGCTCGATGAGTACCGCAAGTACATCGAGAAGGACGGGGCTCTGGAGCGTCGGTTCCAGCAGATCATCGTCGAGCCGCCGACCCGGGACGAGACCCGCGAGATTCTCAAGGGCCTGCGCGACCGGTACGAGGCGCACCACCGGGTGCAGATCACCGACGCGGCCCTGGAGACGGCGGTCGAGCTGTCGGGCCGGTACATCACCGGGCGGTGCCAGCCGGACAAGGCGATCGACGTGATCGACGAGGCCGGGGCGAGGATCCGCCTGCGGTCGATGACCAAGCCGCCGGATCTGACCGACCTGGAGAACCAGATTGAGCGGCTGGAGATCGAGAAGGCCGAATCGGTGAAGAACGCCGACTACGAGCGGGCGGCAGAGCTGCGCGACAAGTGCGAGCAACTCCGCAAGGAGAAGGACGAGCGTCAGCACTCATGGCGCCAGCAGAACAAGGAAGTCGAAGGGATCGTGGACGAAGAGGTGATCGCCGAGGTGGTGAGCCGGATGACCGGCGTGCCGCTGACGCGACTCGAGAAGGAAGAGACCCGCCGGCTGCTGGAGCTGGAGAATGAGCTGCACAAGCGCGTGGTCAGCCAGCACGAGGCGATCACGGCGGTGTCGCGTTCGGTTCGCCGCAGCCGCAGCGGCCTGAAGGATCCGCGGCGTCCGATGGGCGTGTTCATTTTTGTCGGGCCGTCGGGCGTGGGCAAGACGCTGCTGGCCAAGTCGCTGGCGGAGTTTCTGTTCGGCGACGAGGACGCGATCATCCAGCTCGACATGAGCGAATACATGGAGAAGCACAACGTCTCGCGTCTGATCGGCGCGCCTCCGGGATACGTGGGGTACGAAGAGGGCGGCCAGCTCACCGAGCGGATTCGCCGTCGTCCGTACGCGGTGGTCCTGCTCGACGAGATTGAGAAGGCCCATCCGGACATCTTCAACATGCTGCTGCAGATCATGGAGGAAGGGCGGCTGACGGACTCGTTCGGTCGGCACGTGGACTTCCGGAACACGATCATGATCATGACGAGCAACATCGGCGCGGAGATGATCAAGGACAGCGGCCAGTTCGGTTTCGGCAAGCGCAACATCGAGACCGACTACGCCAAGATGAAGGACATCCTGAAGCGCGAGGTCGAGAAGCACTTCCGGCCCGAGTTCATCAACCGGGTGGACGACATCATCGTGTTCAAGCCGCTGGGCCGGGACGACCTGCAGCAGATCGTGGACTACGAGATGCGGAAGGTGGTCGGGCGTCTCGCGGAGCGTGGCCTGGCGCTGGAGTTGACGGTCGAGGCGAAGGAGGCCCTGATCGAGAAGGGGTATAATCCCGACTTCGGGGCGCGGCCGCTGCGTCGGGCGATCGAGGAGCACGTCGAGGACCAGCTTTCGGAACGGCTGTTGCGCGGCGAGTTTGAGGGCATGGACCGAATCGTCTGCTCGGTCAAGGACGGCCAGTTCGTCTTTGAAGGCAGCAGCACGGCGCCGAAGGAAGAATCGCCGGCGCCGAGCATGACCGACGCGACGTGA
- a CDS encoding ROK family glucokinase — protein sequence MAICYLGIDLGGTNVKAGLVEETGVVRSKISIPTEAERGPDHVIDRMILAGKMAIDEARQSPDAVRAIGIGAPGALNHKQGVIVSPPNLPGWRNVPVRDRLSGHFGLPATLENDANAAAWGEFWVGAGRTAESLVMFTLGTGVGGGIVSDGKFIRGFFDNGAEIGHMIIEPSGRLCNCGQRGCLEAYASASHTARIATDAILAGRESSMKQILDRGEAITTERIVEHMGRGDALATETWQQTCRYIAIGCINLTHIINPEMIILSGGMVYAGDTLLVPVRQHFEALRSPAFESSYPQIVLAELGNDAGFIGAAGAAKLAESLGELA from the coding sequence ATGGCCATTTGTTACCTCGGCATCGATCTGGGCGGGACGAACGTCAAAGCCGGCCTGGTCGAGGAGACCGGAGTAGTCCGCAGCAAGATTTCGATCCCCACGGAGGCCGAGCGGGGGCCCGATCACGTTATTGACCGGATGATCCTGGCTGGGAAGATGGCGATTGACGAGGCGCGGCAGTCGCCCGATGCGGTGCGGGCGATCGGCATTGGCGCGCCGGGCGCGTTGAACCACAAGCAGGGCGTGATCGTCAGTCCGCCGAATCTGCCGGGATGGCGGAACGTGCCGGTCCGCGATCGGTTGAGTGGGCATTTCGGGCTGCCGGCAACGCTGGAGAACGACGCCAACGCGGCGGCTTGGGGTGAGTTCTGGGTGGGAGCGGGACGAACCGCCGAGTCCCTGGTCATGTTCACTCTGGGCACGGGCGTGGGGGGCGGCATCGTCTCGGATGGCAAGTTCATTCGCGGGTTCTTCGACAACGGGGCTGAGATCGGCCACATGATCATCGAACCGAGCGGGCGCCTGTGCAACTGTGGGCAGCGAGGGTGTCTCGAGGCCTACGCTTCGGCTTCGCACACCGCCCGGATCGCCACCGACGCCATTCTGGCCGGCCGCGAGAGCTCGATGAAGCAGATCCTCGACCGCGGCGAGGCTATCACCACCGAGCGGATCGTCGAGCACATGGGACGGGGCGACGCCCTGGCCACCGAGACCTGGCAGCAGACCTGCCGGTACATTGCCATCGGCTGCATCAATCTTACTCATATCATCAATCCGGAGATGATTATTCTGTCGGGCGGCATGGTCTATGCGGGCGATACGCTGCTTGTGCCCGTCCGACAACATTTCGAAGCACTCCGCAGTCCCGCCTTCGAGAGCAGCTATCCGCAGATCGTGCTCGCGGAACTGGGCAACGACGCGGGCTTCATCGGGGCGGCTGGGGCGGCCAAACTGGCCGAATCGCTGGGCGAACTGGCGTAG
- a CDS encoding STAS domain-containing protein, translating into MAIQQWSENIVLVNLQDDPQFTDDLNAVMQMVEERPDIDVVIDFKDVSFLNSSNIAKLLKLRKQVMISNDRQIKLCGIPTAVWGVFLVTGLDKIFEFSDDVANALASLQLNKRAEP; encoded by the coding sequence GTGGCGATCCAACAATGGTCGGAAAACATCGTGCTCGTCAATCTGCAGGATGACCCGCAGTTCACGGACGACCTGAATGCGGTCATGCAGATGGTCGAGGAGCGTCCGGACATCGACGTGGTGATTGATTTCAAGGACGTCAGCTTCCTGAATTCGTCCAACATCGCCAAGCTCCTGAAGCTGCGCAAGCAAGTTATGATTAGCAATGATCGGCAGATCAAGTTGTGCGGCATTCCGACCGCGGTCTGGGGCGTGTTCCTGGTGACCGGGCTGGACAAGATCTTCGAGTTTTCCGACGACGTGGCCAATGCGTTGGCCAGTCTTCAGCTGAACAAACGGGCCGAACCGTAG
- a CDS encoding TIGR00730 family Rossman fold protein codes for MTKRTADFQSTDTWRVFRIMSEFVEGFETMSNIGKAVSIFGSARTKPQNRYYKMAEDLAAELARREFAIITGGGPGIMEAANKGAVEAGGISVGLNITLPMEQTPNPYTNVALDFHYFFARKMMFVKYAWALVCFPGGFGTLDEFFESLTLIQTRKSPRYPVVCIGSDYWSSLRDWMSEVLFKQYKAIDEDDVLLFEITDDIAAAADFIEKHAGKVSNGNHHLKAKDEEFRFLMPKKGAPRKRGK; via the coding sequence ATGACCAAACGAACCGCGGATTTTCAGTCGACCGACACGTGGCGGGTGTTCCGGATCATGTCCGAGTTCGTCGAAGGTTTCGAGACGATGAGCAACATCGGCAAGGCGGTCTCGATCTTCGGGTCGGCGCGGACCAAGCCGCAGAACCGCTACTACAAGATGGCTGAGGACCTGGCGGCGGAGCTGGCCCGGCGGGAGTTCGCGATCATTACCGGGGGCGGTCCGGGGATCATGGAGGCGGCCAACAAGGGGGCGGTGGAGGCCGGCGGGATCAGCGTGGGCCTCAACATCACCCTCCCGATGGAACAGACGCCGAACCCGTACACTAACGTCGCGCTCGACTTTCACTACTTCTTCGCCCGCAAGATGATGTTCGTCAAGTACGCCTGGGCGCTGGTCTGCTTTCCCGGCGGCTTCGGCACGCTCGATGAGTTTTTCGAGTCGCTGACGTTGATTCAGACCCGCAAGTCGCCGCGCTATCCGGTGGTGTGCATCGGGAGCGACTACTGGTCGAGCCTGCGGGACTGGATGAGCGAGGTGCTGTTCAAGCAGTACAAGGCGATCGACGAGGACGACGTGCTGCTCTTCGAGATCACCGACGACATCGCGGCGGCGGCGGACTTCATCGAGAAGCACGCGGGCAAGGTCTCCAACGGCAACCATCATCTGAAGGCCAAGGACGAGGAGTTTCGCTTCCTGATGCCGAAGAAGGGCGCACCCCGCAAGAGGGGCAAGTAG
- a CDS encoding rod shape-determining protein, with protein MLGVFSLDMGIDLGTCNTLVCVRGQGVILNEPSVVAVRKGTNRVLQDGNAVGLVAKEMLGKTPGTISAIRPLKDGVIADFDITEAMLGYFIRKVHGRRSFIKPRVVISVPSGITAVEKRAVYNSAERAGARHVRLLQEPMAAAIGAGLPIAEPTANMVVDIGGGTTEVAIISCADISVCESIRVAGDDADEAIINHMKRTYNLLVGEQTAERIKIEIGSAAPLPEEKTMEVRGRDMISGLPRKTVVTSDEIREALREPVGQIIEAVTRTLEHAEPELAADLVDNGIFLAGGGALLRGLDQIMSDATGLQVRLVDDPLTCVARGTAMYLEHYSQWYKTLEADEED; from the coding sequence CTGTTGGGTGTTTTTTCTCTCGACATGGGCATCGACCTCGGCACGTGCAACACCCTGGTGTGCGTGCGAGGGCAGGGCGTTATCCTTAACGAGCCCTCGGTGGTCGCGGTGCGGAAGGGGACGAACCGCGTGCTCCAGGACGGCAACGCGGTCGGTCTGGTGGCCAAGGAGATGCTCGGCAAGACGCCGGGCACGATCAGCGCCATTCGTCCGCTGAAAGACGGCGTGATCGCCGACTTCGATATCACCGAGGCGATGCTCGGGTACTTCATCCGCAAGGTCCACGGGCGGCGGAGCTTTATCAAGCCGCGGGTGGTGATTTCGGTGCCCAGCGGGATTACGGCGGTGGAAAAGCGTGCGGTGTACAACTCGGCTGAGCGGGCCGGGGCGCGGCATGTGCGGCTGCTTCAGGAGCCGATGGCGGCGGCGATCGGGGCGGGGCTTCCCATCGCCGAGCCGACGGCCAACATGGTGGTCGATATCGGCGGCGGCACCACGGAGGTGGCGATCATCTCGTGCGCCGACATTTCGGTCTGCGAGTCGATCCGGGTGGCGGGCGACGACGCGGACGAGGCGATCATCAACCACATGAAGCGGACGTACAACCTGCTGGTCGGCGAGCAGACGGCGGAGCGGATCAAGATCGAGATCGGGTCGGCGGCCCCGCTGCCCGAAGAGAAGACGATGGAGGTTCGGGGACGCGACATGATCTCTGGCCTGCCGAGAAAGACGGTGGTGACCAGCGACGAGATCCGCGAGGCCCTTCGCGAGCCGGTGGGTCAGATCATCGAGGCGGTGACGCGGACGCTGGAGCACGCCGAACCGGAGTTGGCGGCGGATTTGGTTGATAACGGCATCTTCCTGGCCGGCGGCGGCGCGTTGCTCCGCGGGCTGGATCAGATCATGTCCGACGCGACGGGGCTGCAGGTGCGTCTGGTGGACGATCCGCTGACGTGCGTGGCCCGCGGAACCGCGATGTACCTCGAGCACTACAGCCAATGGTACAAGACTCTTGAGGCCGACGAGGAAGACTAG
- the eno gene encoding phosphopyruvate hydratase, with protein MSSCIEHIQGREIIDSRGNPTVEVDVILCDGTFGRAAVPSGASTGEHEAVELRDGDKKRYGGKGTLKAVANVNETIAPRLLGMDPRDQEAIDQAMIELDGTENKGNLGANAILGVSMAVAKAAAAFCNLPLYRYIGGAGAHTLPVPMMNILNGGRHADNNVDLQEFMVMPFGAASFSEGLRMGAEVFHSLKAVCKAKGYSTAVGDEGGFAPNLKTNEEALDLIVEAIKKAGYKPGKDVYIAMDPAASELYDGKKKKYHFFKSDPDRWVGSDEMIKFWKKLVDNYPIVSIEDGLAEDDWKGWADLTAELGQKVQIVGDDLFVTNTKRLARGIKEGSANSILIKVNQIGTITETLNAVYMAIRNGCTAVISHRSGETEDSTIADLAVATNAGQIKTGAPCRTDRVAKYNQLLRIEEELGGQA; from the coding sequence ATGTCGTCTTGCATTGAACACATTCAAGGGCGTGAGATCATCGATTCGCGTGGCAATCCGACGGTTGAGGTGGACGTGATCCTTTGCGACGGGACGTTCGGCCGGGCGGCGGTGCCCTCCGGGGCGTCGACCGGCGAACACGAAGCGGTCGAGCTGCGCGACGGCGACAAGAAGCGCTACGGCGGCAAGGGCACCCTCAAAGCCGTCGCCAACGTCAACGAGACCATCGCACCGCGACTGCTGGGCATGGACCCGCGCGACCAGGAAGCGATCGACCAGGCCATGATCGAGCTCGACGGGACGGAGAACAAGGGCAACCTCGGGGCCAACGCGATCCTGGGTGTTTCGATGGCGGTGGCCAAGGCGGCGGCGGCGTTTTGCAACCTGCCGCTGTACCGCTACATCGGCGGGGCTGGGGCGCACACGCTGCCGGTGCCGATGATGAACATCCTCAACGGCGGCCGGCACGCCGACAACAACGTGGACCTTCAGGAGTTCATGGTCATGCCGTTCGGCGCCGCGTCGTTTTCCGAAGGCCTGCGGATGGGGGCTGAGGTGTTCCATTCGCTCAAGGCGGTCTGCAAGGCCAAGGGGTACAGCACGGCGGTCGGCGACGAGGGCGGGTTCGCTCCGAACCTCAAGACCAACGAAGAGGCCCTCGACCTGATCGTCGAGGCGATCAAGAAGGCCGGCTACAAGCCGGGCAAGGACGTCTATATCGCGATGGACCCGGCGGCCAGCGAGTTGTACGACGGCAAGAAGAAAAAGTACCACTTCTTCAAGAGCGATCCGGACCGGTGGGTCGGCAGCGACGAGATGATCAAGTTCTGGAAGAAGCTGGTGGACAACTACCCGATCGTCTCGATCGAGGACGGGTTGGCCGAGGACGACTGGAAGGGTTGGGCGGACCTGACCGCCGAGCTCGGTCAGAAAGTCCAGATTGTCGGCGACGATTTGTTCGTGACCAATACGAAGCGTCTGGCCCGCGGCATCAAGGAAGGCTCGGCCAACAGCATTCTGATCAAGGTCAATCAGATCGGGACGATCACCGAAACGCTCAACGCGGTCTACATGGCGATTCGCAACGGGTGCACGGCGGTCATCTCGCACCGCAGCGGCGAGACCGAGGACAGCACCATCGCCGACCTGGCGGTGGCGACCAACGCCGGGCAGATCAAGACCGGGGCTCCGTGCCGGACCGATCGGGTGGCCAAGTACAATCAGCTCCTTCGGATCGAAGAGGAACTGGGCGGCCAGGC